Within Rothia sp. ZJ932, the genomic segment CTCGTCTTTGCCTGCTCGGGCGATACTAGATAAGACTGCATGTGCTGTACCTCTTTTATAGACGGTGCTAAGAATACGGTTTACGGTAGATTGTATGCATTACGCCCCCCTTGAAGTCAGCAGGTTATCCGGCGGGCTGGCACGAAATTTTCGCCACCATGAATCATGTCCTGCCCTAGCCTTACCCTGTTAAGGACTATAAGCACTTCATGTATTACCCTGATTCTTCCGGCAGTACCCTCACTTTTAGCCAGACCGATGAGGATTGTAGTGATGATAACCTCATTATTATTGGTCCCGCAGAAAACCTTGTGAGTACCCTGCTACAGGGCAAAATTGTGAGCGCTGAGCTTATTAAATTGGTGCGCCGGGCACCCTACTCAACTTTGCCCAACCAAACGCATCAGCCAGCCAATCGCGTGTACCCTAAAACTATGATTTACCAGCTCCCCCTCTTTTCTTTCGGAACCCTGCTCGATCCGGCAGTGCAGCAGTACGTCTTCGGTAGCACACTCACTCACAGCCGGGGTTCCCTTGCCAACATGCACTTCACAGAGGTACCTATCAATGACCCTGCCGTTATTGCAGCAAGCGGACTTGCCGTACACCGCGGACTTGCCAGCCACCTGGGAAGTAGCATCGACGGTGGACTTCTTGCACTTAGCTCCGAACAGCTAACCCAAGCAGACGCCTATGAGGTCAGTGCTTATGCCCGCCGCCGCGTCCTCACCACTGACGGCAACCAAGCCTGGGCCTACCTGAACGCTCGACCCCTCGCATCTGCCGAACGCATTGGCATCATTGGTGACGGCATTGCCTACGGTCGTTCCGACGCGCGGGGAGGCTGGGCGCAGCTATTGCATTCAACTCACCTTGCCCGCAACGAAGACCGCCACCGTCTCTGGAACTTTGCTATTCCCGGCCAGAAACTCAGCAATCTCGCCGACTACGCACCGGCTGAACTTGCTCGGCGCTCTATTGATACCGTAATCATCGGCGCAGGAATCAACGACCTCATCGCAGGCACTTCATCTGCTGCTCTGCTCCAAGAAGTTGAAAATCTCTGCACCATTCTTGAAGTCGAAGGACGCCGTCCCGTCGTCCTCACACCCCTATGGTTGAATACGGAACAGGCTGCCCAAGACTTTGGCGTTTCTGTCAGCCTTTCCACGGTGCTTGATTACCGCAACCTGCTATTGACCTGGGGAACACGTACCTACCGTGACGTTATCGACCTCTACCCCGTACTTGAGGAATTGCCCGAGTATTTGATAGACGGCATTCACCCCGATGCAGGCGGTCACGAGCTTATCTATCAGGCCTTATCTACCGGCTAAAGCTAATTTCACAAAAAACGCGAGGGGTCAGTTATCGTTCAATAGTCCCTAAGATGATGAACGATAGCTGACCCCTCGCGGTGTCTCTAGCGATGGACTAGATGTTGAAGCCCAGCGCGCGCATCTGGTCGCGGCCGTCTTCGGTAATGCGCTCGGGGCCCCACGGCGGCATCCAGACCCAGTTCACGTGCCACTCGTCAATCATGGTTTCCAGGTTCTGTGCGACCTGTTCCTCGATGACGTCCTGCAGGGGGCAGGCGGCGGTGGTTAGGGTCATGTCTAGAATCAGAGCGTTGTCATCATTCCAGCGCATGCCGTAGAGAAGACCCAGATCAACGATGTTGACGCCCAGTTCGGGGTCAATCACGTTCATCAGCGCTTCTTCGATTTCTTCCTGCGACGGACGCCCGCCAGCAGGTGCTTCGGTAGTCTCAGTCATGAGCTATCTCTACTTTCCGATGTAAGAGACGTAACCCTCTTCTTCAAGGCGGTCAGCCAGCTCGGGGCCGCCCTGATCTACCATCTTGCCGTCGACGAATACGTGAACGAATTCGGGCTTGATGTAGCGAAGAATGCGAGTGTAGTGGGTAATCAGCAGTACCCCCATGTCGTTGTTGTCGTGCGCGCGGTTAACACCCTCTGACACAACCTTCAGCGCGTCTACGTCAAGACCTGAGTCGGTCTCATCGAGAATACCGAACTTGGGCTTGAGCAGTTCGAGCTGCAGAATTTCGTGGCGCTTCTTCTCGCCACCTGAGAAGCCTTCGTTCACATTACGTGAGACGAAGTCGGGGTCGATCTTCAAATCAGCCATCGCTGCTTTGACGTCCTTGGTCCAGGTACGCAGAGCGGGTGCTTCACCGTCAATAGCGGTCTTTGCTGAACGCAGGAAGTTCGACATGGTAACGCCGGGGATTTCCACGGGGTACTGCATCGCCAGGAACAGGCCAGCGCGAGCGCGCTCGTCCACGCTCATTTCGGTGACGTCTTCACCGTCGAGCAGAATCTCGCCGGAGTCTACAACGTACTTGGGGTGGCCAGCGATGGTTGATGCCAAGGTTGATTTACCTGAGCCGTTAGGGCCCATGATGGCGTGGATTTCGCCGGAGTTGATGGTGAGGTTTACACCTTTGAGAATCGGCTTGGTGTTTTCATCATCGAGGATCACTGAAACGTGAAGGTCCTTGATTTCAAGAGTTGACATATCTGATGCCTTCCTAAAGTCTGTTGCGCTGCCCCTTGCTCTGAAGGGGAGCTAAAAAGTTGGGTGCGGCAGGTAGGTACCCGACGCGAGGGAGTGAGTGCTCAGTACTTAGTTGTTGCTCAGCGCCAGTTCAGCTTCGAGTGCGTCCATGAGTTCGGTTTCGAGGCTTTCGATGCCGATCTGCTGGATGATTTCGTTCAAGAAGCCGCGCACAACCAGTCGGCGAGCTTCCGGCTGGGTGAGGCCACGTGCCTGCAAGTACCAGAGGTGCTCGGGGTCGAGCTGACCGGTAGTGGAGGCGTGACCTGCACCGGCAATGAGACCGGTCTCAATTTCGAGGTTGGGCACGGAGTCAGCGCGGGGACCATCTTCGAGCAACAGGTTGCGGTTAAGCTCGTAGGTGTCGGTGCCTTCTGCTTCTTTACCAATAAGAACATCGCCCACCCACACGGAGTGCGCGTTTTTGCCCTGCAAGGCGCCCTTGTAAGTGACGCGGGACTTGCAGTTGGGTACTGAGTGGTCCACGAAAAGGCGGTTCTCAAGGTGCTGACCAGCATCAACAAAGTAAAGACCGTACATTTCGGTTTCAGCGCCGGGGGCTGAGAACTTGGTGGAGGGGGTCACGCGCACCAGGTCGCCGCCGAGTGAGACGTTCACGTGCTTGAAGCGAGCGTCGCGACCCAAGTGTGCGTACTGGGCGGACGCGTGGATTGCGGTGTCTTCCCACTGCTGCAGGGTGATGACGGTCAGCTCTGAAGAGTCGCCCACGATGAACTCAACGTTTTGTGAGACCACTGCATCACCAGTGTGACGCAGTACAACAACAGCCTTTGAGAAAGGTTTGGTCTCCACTACGATGTGCTGGGCAGCGAGCTTTTCGCCCTTGCCTTCGATAGAGATGTTGATGTGCTCATCCAGCTCGGTTTCCTGGGCGACGGTAACAACGGTTGCTTCGGTAAAGTGCGACCAAGCATTAGCTGCCACGATGTCTTCGGGAATACCGGCTGAGCCGATGCGCGCGTCCTCGCGGTCTACGGTTTCAACGGTGACACCGGTGGGTGCTTGAATGTTGATACCCAGACCTGCCTGAGTCAGAGCCTCAGTGTGCAGTCCGCCCAAGCGCTTGAGCGGGGTGAAACGCCAGTCCTCTTCGCGTCCGGTCAGACGGTCGAAGTCCTCCACCTTGTAAGAGGTGGGGCGACCTGCGCGTGAGCTGTCACTGACAGCGGGCTTAGCGGCGTGGCCGGTGGGCATCAGAGTATCGTCAGTAACGAACTCGCTGGCTAGCTTTTCGCCTTCTTGGTCCATGCCCGGAATAACCGGTGCATCGTGACCCATAATCTTGTTATCAGACATTTAGCCTACTGATCCTTCCATCTGAAGTTCGATGAGGCGGTTAAGTTCAAGGGCGTATTCCATGGGCAGTTCGCGGGCGATAGGCTCCACGAAGCCACGCACAATCATTGCCATTGCGTCTTCTTCGGTCAGACCGCGCTGCATGAGGTAGAAGAGCTGCTCTTCAGACACACGTGAGACGGTTGCCTCGTGACCCATAGTGACGTCGTCTTCACGCACATCCACGTAAGGGTAGGTGTCTGAACGCGAGATGGTATCAACCAGCAAAGCATCACAAACAACCGACGACTTGGAGTTGTAAGCGCCTTCGCGTACCTGAATCAGACCGCGGTACGCCGAGCGCCCACCGTTACGAGCCACTGACTTAGAGACGATGGATGATGAGGTGTTCGGCGCAATGTGAACCATCTTTGAGCCGGTGTCCTGGTGCTGACCTTCACCTGCAAACGCGATGGAGAGAGTCTCGCCCTTAGCGTGCTCGCCCACCATGTAGACAGCAGGGTACTTCTGGGTAACCTTTGAACCGATGTTGCCATCGATCCACTCCATGGTTGCGCCCTCATGCGCGAGCGCACGCTTGGTGACCAGGTTGTAGACGTTGTTCGACCAGTTCTGAATGGTGGTGTAGCGAACGCGCGCGTTCTTCTTCACAACAATCTCAACAACTGCTGAGTGCAGTGAGTCAGACTTGTAGATGGGCGCGGTGCAGCCCTCAATGTAGTGAACGTAGGAGCCCTCATCAGCGATAATCAGGGTGCGTTCAAACTGCCCCATGTTCTCGGTGTTGATGCGGAAGTAGGCCTGCAAAGGGATCTCAACGTGAACGCCCGGCGGAACATAAACAAAGGAGCCGCCTGACCACACGGCGGTGTTCAGAGCAGCGAACTTGTTATCGCCTGCGGGAATGACGGAGCCGAAGTATTCTTCGAAGAACTCGGGGTGCTCTTTGAGAGCGGTGTCGGTATCCAAGAAGATAACGCCCTGAGCTTCTAAATCTTCGCGGATCTGGTGGTAGACAACCTCAGACTCGTACTGTGCGGCAACGCCCGCCACCAGGCGGCTACGCTCAGCCTCGGGAATACCCAGCTTTTCGTAGGTGTTGCGGATGTCTTCGGGTAGATCTTCCCAGGTTTTTGCCTGACCCTCGGTGGAGCGGACGAAGTACTTGATGTTATCGAAATCGATTTCGCTCAAGTCCGGGCCCCAGTTAGGCATGGGTTTGCGGTCGAAGAACTTCAGTGACTTCAAGCGGAGGTTAAGCATCCACTCGGGTTCGTTCTTCTTCGCGGAGATATCGCGTACAACGTCTTCGCTCAAACCGCGCTTAGCGGACTGTCCAGCTTCATCAGAGTCATACCAACCGTATTCGTA encodes:
- a CDS encoding SGNH/GDSL hydrolase family protein: MYYPDSSGSTLTFSQTDEDCSDDNLIIIGPAENLVSTLLQGKIVSAELIKLVRRAPYSTLPNQTHQPANRVYPKTMIYQLPLFSFGTLLDPAVQQYVFGSTLTHSRGSLANMHFTEVPINDPAVIAASGLAVHRGLASHLGSSIDGGLLALSSEQLTQADAYEVSAYARRRVLTTDGNQAWAYLNARPLASAERIGIIGDGIAYGRSDARGGWAQLLHSTHLARNEDRHRLWNFAIPGQKLSNLADYAPAELARRSIDTVIIGAGINDLIAGTSSAALLQEVENLCTILEVEGRRPVVLTPLWLNTEQAAQDFGVSVSLSTVLDYRNLLLTWGTRTYRDVIDLYPVLEELPEYLIDGIHPDAGGHELIYQALSTG
- a CDS encoding metal-sulfur cluster assembly factor, with the translated sequence MTETTEAPAGGRPSQEEIEEALMNVIDPELGVNIVDLGLLYGMRWNDDNALILDMTLTTAACPLQDVIEEQVAQNLETMIDEWHVNWVWMPPWGPERITEDGRDQMRALGFNI
- the sufC gene encoding Fe-S cluster assembly ATPase SufC yields the protein MSTLEIKDLHVSVILDDENTKPILKGVNLTINSGEIHAIMGPNGSGKSTLASTIAGHPKYVVDSGEILLDGEDVTEMSVDERARAGLFLAMQYPVEIPGVTMSNFLRSAKTAIDGEAPALRTWTKDVKAAMADLKIDPDFVSRNVNEGFSGGEKKRHEILQLELLKPKFGILDETDSGLDVDALKVVSEGVNRAHDNNDMGVLLITHYTRILRYIKPEFVHVFVDGKMVDQGGPELADRLEEEGYVSYIGK
- the sufD gene encoding Fe-S cluster assembly protein SufD; translated protein: MSDNKIMGHDAPVIPGMDQEGEKLASEFVTDDTLMPTGHAAKPAVSDSSRAGRPTSYKVEDFDRLTGREEDWRFTPLKRLGGLHTEALTQAGLGINIQAPTGVTVETVDREDARIGSAGIPEDIVAANAWSHFTEATVVTVAQETELDEHINISIEGKGEKLAAQHIVVETKPFSKAVVVLRHTGDAVVSQNVEFIVGDSSELTVITLQQWEDTAIHASAQYAHLGRDARFKHVNVSLGGDLVRVTPSTKFSAPGAETEMYGLYFVDAGQHLENRLFVDHSVPNCKSRVTYKGALQGKNAHSVWVGDVLIGKEAEGTDTYELNRNLLLEDGPRADSVPNLEIETGLIAGAGHASTTGQLDPEHLWYLQARGLTQPEARRLVVRGFLNEIIQQIGIESLETELMDALEAELALSNN
- the sufB gene encoding Fe-S cluster assembly protein SufB; this translates as MTEKVEREASGTVISEILEANPELEGIGTYEYGWYDSDEAGQSAKRGLSEDVVRDISAKKNEPEWMLNLRLKSLKFFDRKPMPNWGPDLSEIDFDNIKYFVRSTEGQAKTWEDLPEDIRNTYEKLGIPEAERSRLVAGVAAQYESEVVYHQIREDLEAQGVIFLDTDTALKEHPEFFEEYFGSVIPAGDNKFAALNTAVWSGGSFVYVPPGVHVEIPLQAYFRINTENMGQFERTLIIADEGSYVHYIEGCTAPIYKSDSLHSAVVEIVVKKNARVRYTTIQNWSNNVYNLVTKRALAHEGATMEWIDGNIGSKVTQKYPAVYMVGEHAKGETLSIAFAGEGQHQDTGSKMVHIAPNTSSSIVSKSVARNGGRSAYRGLIQVREGAYNSKSSVVCDALLVDTISRSDTYPYVDVREDDVTMGHEATVSRVSEEQLFYLMQRGLTEEDAMAMIVRGFVEPIARELPMEYALELNRLIELQMEGSVG